The following are encoded together in the Anaerohalosphaeraceae bacterium genome:
- a CDS encoding carbon starvation protein A, protein MDALLLMLICGVGYVIAYHTYGRFLARKIFRLNPDAPVPSREFQDGVDYVPSRKEVIFGHHFTSIAGTGPIVGPAIGIIWGWLPAILWVTIGCIFMGAVHDFGTLVISLRNEGKSISEIAARYINPRVRLIFFLIVFLALLIIIAIFGVVIATVFKLYPECILAIWLQIPIAVLLGWAIYKKNAPLTFSTFLAVTAMYASVALGAWLEGFWKSRYGHGVFAFLDSWPIPSTGTWTIILLVYCWFASTLPVTTLLQPRDYINAWQLFLIMMLLGLSVPAAAFRFENFHLSAPAYHPRFADVPPLLPMMFVTIACGAISGFHSLVASGTSPKQIARETDARFIGYGSMLVEGMLAVLVIICIAAGLGIGSGGLTGRAAWEQFYTGWMEGRGLGNNLQPVVVGASNMLAALGIPAVLGAAIVGVFVSSFAGTTMDTAVRIQRYVIGELAADFKLPRLADRWTATTLAVLTAAAVAFINTSGGTISFGADAKGALRLWPLFGTVNQLMAALALLVVTMYLKQKGGWKFIVAALPCLIMLVLTGWAMVLNELSYIRQKNWLLCGLGGAVFLLACWMTLETVVLFWKKPATAGPKEPAPN, encoded by the coding sequence ATGGATGCGCTGCTGCTCATGCTCATTTGCGGGGTCGGATATGTAATTGCCTATCATACCTACGGGCGGTTTCTGGCTCGAAAAATCTTTCGGCTCAATCCGGATGCTCCTGTCCCCAGTCGGGAGTTTCAGGATGGAGTGGACTATGTGCCCTCCCGCAAAGAAGTCATTTTCGGCCATCACTTTACCTCCATCGCCGGCACCGGACCGATTGTCGGACCGGCCATCGGCATCATCTGGGGGTGGCTGCCGGCCATCCTTTGGGTAACCATCGGCTGCATTTTCATGGGCGCCGTCCACGATTTCGGCACACTCGTCATTTCCCTCCGCAATGAAGGCAAAAGCATCTCGGAAATCGCTGCCCGCTATATCAATCCCCGTGTACGCCTGATCTTCTTTCTGATTGTCTTCCTGGCCTTGCTGATTATCATCGCCATTTTCGGGGTGGTGATTGCTACGGTGTTTAAATTATACCCGGAATGCATTCTGGCCATCTGGCTGCAGATTCCGATTGCCGTCCTTCTCGGCTGGGCTATTTATAAAAAGAATGCTCCCCTGACATTTTCAACCTTTCTGGCCGTGACGGCAATGTACGCTTCGGTTGCTCTTGGAGCTTGGTTGGAGGGTTTCTGGAAAAGCCGATACGGCCATGGAGTTTTTGCTTTTCTGGATTCCTGGCCGATCCCCTCTACCGGAACCTGGACCATCATTCTTCTGGTTTACTGCTGGTTTGCGTCCACGCTGCCGGTGACGACCCTGCTTCAGCCGCGCGATTACATCAATGCCTGGCAGCTGTTTCTGATTATGATGCTGCTCGGCCTGTCGGTTCCGGCGGCGGCGTTTCGTTTCGAAAACTTTCACCTCTCGGCACCGGCCTATCATCCGAGATTTGCAGATGTCCCGCCGCTGCTGCCGATGATGTTTGTGACGATTGCCTGCGGCGCTATCAGCGGCTTTCACTCGCTGGTTGCCAGCGGAACAAGCCCCAAACAGATTGCCCGGGAGACGGACGCCCGTTTCATCGGATACGGGTCCATGCTGGTAGAGGGAATGCTGGCCGTCCTGGTCATTATCTGCATTGCCGCCGGTCTTGGAATCGGCAGCGGCGGGCTGACCGGACGGGCTGCGTGGGAGCAGTTCTACACCGGCTGGATGGAGGGCCGCGGATTGGGAAACAACCTTCAGCCCGTGGTTGTCGGGGCCTCGAATATGCTGGCAGCCCTGGGAATTCCTGCCGTGCTCGGAGCGGCCATCGTGGGTGTCTTTGTGTCCTCGTTCGCCGGCACAACGATGGATACCGCCGTGCGCATCCAACGGTACGTCATCGGCGAATTGGCGGCGGATTTTAAGCTTCCACGACTGGCCGACCGCTGGACCGCCACGACGCTGGCGGTTTTGACGGCGGCCGCCGTGGCGTTTATCAACACCTCCGGCGGAACCATCTCCTTCGGCGCCGATGCCAAGGGGGCCCTGCGGCTGTGGCCGCTGTTCGGAACCGTCAACCAGCTGATGGCTGCCCTGGCTTTGCTTGTCGTCACCATGTATCTCAAACAAAAAGGCGGATGGAAATTCATTGTTGCCGCTCTGCCCTGTCTGATTATGCTGGTCCTGACCGGCTGGGCGATGGTGCTCAATGAACTCAGCTACATTCGGCAGAAAAACTGGCTGCTGTGCGGATTGGGCGGAGCGGTCTTTCTGCTGGCCTGCTGGATGACGCTCGAAACGGTTGTTCTGTTCT
- a CDS encoding tetratricopeptide repeat protein — protein sequence MHPDRIIRVLAAAVLALLSFQAFSEALSSDFICIDDPFYVFANEHVTGGLSLRGILWAFTTVEMANWHPLTWVSYMADTSLFGTGPRGYHLTNLLLHTANALLCLWLFSLWTRRFWAAFLIALLWGIHPLRAESVIWISERKDVLSGFFGLLSLIAYTYYARSEKKKLLWAAWFLLLLGLLSKSMLVTWPFVFLLADYWPLKRLTDSRGLRRCVIWEKIPFFFLTIVFSGMAFYAQQAGGAVISAETFPLSFRVLNAAVSYVQYLKHLFWPTKLSFFYPIYHPQDIPWTVLSAFVFLSVCTACFLRFQKTRPSVWMGWLWYIGTLVPVIGLVQIGLQSMADRYTYLPSLGIGLMVVHGFGVPLWSAKRLRFALAGLSAAACVFLLVCSWTVSLSWKDSLSLFARAAKVTENNPIVWIYYGKELEDAGLYQEAAEQYERLLRLYPESADAYHGLGRIALQLQNYEKSEQLLLKAEQLSITENPFLLESLARLYLAVGNFPKAESLLNKAQCLCEPKKFPTLFIRLNLLEKQLQERKQELYRQNQ from the coding sequence GTGCATCCAGACAGAATAATACGCGTGCTGGCGGCGGCTGTTTTGGCCTTGCTCAGCTTCCAGGCCTTCAGCGAAGCGCTGTCCTCCGATTTTATCTGCATCGATGACCCGTTTTACGTTTTTGCTAATGAACATGTCACCGGCGGCCTTTCCCTTCGGGGCATCCTTTGGGCCTTTACAACCGTCGAAATGGCCAACTGGCACCCTCTGACCTGGGTGAGCTATATGGCCGACACCAGCCTGTTCGGAACCGGCCCCCGCGGATACCATCTGACCAATCTGCTGCTCCACACGGCCAATGCGCTTCTTTGCCTGTGGCTCTTTTCCCTGTGGACCCGTCGATTCTGGGCCGCTTTTCTGATTGCCCTTCTGTGGGGGATTCATCCGCTGCGGGCGGAATCCGTCATCTGGATATCCGAGCGCAAAGATGTCTTAAGCGGTTTCTTCGGCCTGCTGTCGCTGATTGCCTACACCTACTACGCCCGTTCGGAAAAGAAAAAACTCCTGTGGGCGGCCTGGTTTCTGCTCCTGCTGGGTCTTCTGTCCAAATCGATGCTCGTGACCTGGCCCTTCGTTTTCCTGCTGGCCGATTACTGGCCGCTGAAACGGCTGACGGATTCGAGGGGACTGCGCCGTTGCGTCATCTGGGAAAAAATTCCCTTTTTCTTTCTGACGATTGTGTTCTCCGGAATGGCCTTTTATGCCCAGCAAGCCGGCGGCGCCGTCATTTCCGCCGAAACGTTTCCGCTGTCATTCCGCGTTCTGAATGCCGCTGTGTCTTATGTGCAGTATCTGAAGCATCTTTTTTGGCCGACGAAGCTGTCTTTCTTTTATCCGATTTATCACCCGCAAGACATTCCGTGGACCGTGCTGAGCGCCTTTGTTTTTTTATCCGTCTGTACGGCGTGTTTCTTACGTTTTCAAAAAACCCGCCCTTCCGTCTGGATGGGTTGGCTTTGGTACATTGGAACCCTGGTACCGGTCATCGGACTTGTCCAGATCGGGCTTCAGTCGATGGCAGACCGTTATACCTATCTGCCGAGTCTGGGGATTGGGCTGATGGTGGTTCACGGATTCGGGGTTCCCTTGTGGTCCGCCAAGCGTCTTCGTTTTGCCCTGGCTGGACTGTCGGCGGCCGCCTGCGTGTTTCTGCTTGTCTGCAGCTGGACTGTTTCTCTGTCCTGGAAAGACAGTCTTTCTCTGTTCGCCCGCGCAGCAAAGGTGACGGAGAACAACCCGATTGTGTGGATTTACTATGGAAAAGAGCTGGAAGACGCCGGTCTTTATCAGGAAGCCGCCGAGCAGTATGAAAGACTGCTCCGGCTGTATCCGGAATCAGCCGACGCTTACCACGGTTTGGGCAGGATAGCGCTGCAACTGCAAAATTACGAAAAGTCGGAACAGCTCCTTTTGAAGGCCGAACAACTGTCCATTACGGAAAACCCGTTTCTGCTGGAGTCCCTGGCCCGGCTTTATCTGGCTGTCGGGAATTTTCCGAAAGCTGAATCGCTGCTGAACAAGGCCCAGTGTCTTTGCGAGCCCAAGAAATTCCCGACTCTGTTTATCCGACTGAATCTTCTGGAAAAGCAGCTCCAGGAACGAAAACAGGAATTGTACCGGCAAAACCAATGA
- the der gene encoding ribosome biogenesis GTPase Der, protein MALPVAAIIGRPNVGKSSLLNSLAGRRISIVDPTAGVTRDRISTILCHKDRYFELVDTGGYGIVDSDALEEHIENQIFQAISSANLVIFLVDIRQGLTPLDEEIAVLLRKHNLPVILAANKADTPSLFSAAADFAPLGFGLPICVSAEQKINRTELLDRIVEALAHLPAETPKEAVMKLAIVGRRNVGKSTFLNAVVGQPRVITSEIPGTTRDAVDVRFEKDGKCFIIIDTAGVRKKSRMQNDIEFYGYTRVIKSIRRADVVLLVMDATEPVSEVDKKLAHLIQEEYKPCILVINKWDLAKDRAGSQDYADYLEKAMTGLRRAPIAFTTALEGKNVQSVLDLAMELFKQASLEVPTAKLNKAVRLIEEEKAGGHSRGIVPKIYYATQVATRPVTLLLFVNRINLFDPAYQRYLVHRFGELLGIEEVPIRLLLRPKESRKKEDE, encoded by the coding sequence ATGGCTCTACCGGTCGCAGCCATCATCGGACGTCCCAACGTCGGCAAAAGCAGTCTGCTCAATTCGCTGGCAGGCCGCCGCATCAGTATTGTGGACCCGACGGCGGGGGTCACGCGCGACCGCATCAGCACCATCCTGTGCCACAAAGACCGCTATTTCGAACTGGTGGATACCGGCGGATACGGCATTGTGGACTCGGATGCTCTGGAAGAGCACATCGAAAACCAGATTTTTCAGGCCATCAGCAGTGCCAATCTGGTGATTTTTCTGGTGGATATTCGTCAGGGGCTGACACCGCTGGATGAGGAAATCGCCGTGCTGCTGCGCAAGCACAATCTGCCGGTTATTCTGGCAGCGAACAAAGCGGATACGCCGTCTCTTTTTTCCGCTGCCGCCGACTTTGCCCCGCTCGGGTTCGGCCTGCCGATTTGCGTATCCGCCGAGCAGAAAATCAACCGAACGGAGCTGCTGGACCGCATTGTGGAGGCCCTTGCCCATCTGCCCGCGGAAACTCCGAAAGAGGCCGTGATGAAACTGGCCATCGTCGGACGACGCAATGTCGGCAAAAGCACCTTTCTGAACGCCGTCGTCGGACAGCCGCGGGTGATTACCAGCGAAATCCCGGGGACAACCCGCGATGCCGTGGATGTCCGCTTCGAAAAGGACGGCAAGTGCTTCATCATCATCGATACGGCCGGCGTCCGCAAGAAGAGCCGGATGCAGAACGACATTGAGTTTTACGGCTACACACGCGTCATCAAGAGCATTCGGCGGGCGGATGTGGTTCTGCTGGTGATGGATGCCACAGAGCCGGTCTCGGAAGTGGATAAAAAACTGGCCCACCTGATTCAGGAGGAATACAAGCCCTGCATTCTGGTTATCAACAAATGGGATTTGGCCAAAGACCGGGCCGGTTCGCAGGATTATGCCGACTATCTGGAAAAAGCGATGACCGGTCTTCGGAGGGCCCCGATTGCCTTTACCACAGCCCTGGAAGGCAAAAACGTGCAGAGCGTGCTGGATTTGGCGATGGAGCTGTTCAAGCAGGCCTCGCTGGAGGTGCCGACGGCCAAGCTGAACAAGGCCGTGCGGCTGATTGAAGAGGAAAAGGCGGGCGGACACAGCCGCGGGATTGTCCCGAAGATTTATTATGCGACGCAGGTGGCGACCCGGCCGGTTACGCTGCTGCTGTTTGTCAACCGCATCAACCTGTTTGACCCGGCCTACCAGCGCTATCTGGTCCACCGCTTCGGCGAACTGCTCGGCATCGAGGAGGTGCCCATCCGGCTCCTCCTGCGCCCGAAAGAGAGCCGGAAAAAAGAAGATGAATAA
- a CDS encoding PH domain-containing protein, giving the protein MERERKRKPCPFCGEQILADAVKCRWCREFLTEEDDSLPVSHHAGGFHRAGKNDSQGAPQPSQKPQRPTETFCLYPSVWGAASTLFGAGLAVLFGLFLMVYPFSSLIAELFDSRPYPPQILLAIRLLGGLLAAAAVLKTAVRILCLKSISYQISPDRIEWRRGLLSRKVDNLDMFRVVDIKMHRSLSDRLFGIGRITLITNDKTDPTFKFEKIRRPWRVYDYIKAASLAADRKQGVVHLE; this is encoded by the coding sequence ATGGAGCGTGAACGGAAAAGAAAGCCCTGCCCTTTTTGCGGAGAGCAGATTCTGGCGGACGCCGTCAAGTGCCGCTGGTGCCGCGAGTTTTTGACCGAGGAGGATGATTCCCTTCCGGTTTCCCATCATGCAGGCGGGTTTCATCGGGCCGGCAAAAACGATTCGCAGGGTGCGCCCCAGCCGTCCCAAAAGCCCCAAAGACCCACGGAAACCTTTTGCCTCTATCCTTCCGTGTGGGGGGCCGCCTCAACCCTGTTTGGGGCAGGCCTGGCCGTACTTTTTGGGTTGTTTTTAATGGTGTATCCGTTTTCCAGTCTGATTGCCGAACTGTTCGATTCCCGGCCGTATCCGCCGCAGATTCTCCTGGCGATTCGCCTGCTGGGGGGGCTGCTGGCCGCGGCGGCTGTTCTGAAGACGGCCGTTCGGATTCTTTGTCTTAAAAGCATTTCCTATCAAATCAGCCCTGACCGCATCGAGTGGAGACGCGGCCTCTTGAGCCGCAAAGTGGACAATCTCGACATGTTTCGGGTTGTGGATATCAAAATGCACCGTTCCTTGTCAGATCGGCTGTTCGGAATCGGTCGAATCACCCTCATTACGAACGACAAAACCGACCCGACATTCAAATTTGAAAAAATCCGCCGACCCTGGCGGGTTTATGATTATATCAAAGCTGCTTCTCTGGCCGCCGACCGCAAACAGGGCGTCGTTCATCTGGAATAA
- a CDS encoding YraN family protein, with translation MDLFGGRKRLLADPHKLGRWGQRQAERFLRKNGWRTVARNFAFGGGEIDLIAADRNGMVAFVEVKTRRSEDYAPAVSAVTFAKQQKLIRTAKCFLRQYDLSESPLRFDVITVILPPCGPVEIRHYPGAFRPCSR, from the coding sequence ATGGACCTGTTCGGCGGACGAAAGCGTCTCCTGGCGGACCCGCACAAGCTGGGCCGATGGGGACAGCGTCAGGCCGAACGGTTCCTGCGGAAAAACGGCTGGCGGACGGTGGCGCGGAACTTTGCTTTCGGCGGCGGCGAAATCGACCTGATTGCCGCCGACCGAAACGGCATGGTGGCCTTTGTGGAGGTCAAAACCCGACGCAGCGAGGATTATGCCCCGGCCGTTTCCGCCGTGACCTTCGCCAAACAGCAGAAACTGATTCGGACCGCAAAGTGCTTCCTGAGACAATACGACCTCTCGGAGAGCCCTTTGCGGTTCGATGTTATTACGGTGATTCTTCCCCCTTGCGGCCCGGTGGAGATTCGACATTATCCGGGCGCCTTCCGGCCCTGCTCTCGTTAA
- the rplS gene encoding 50S ribosomal protein L19, with amino-acid sequence MIEIAESKSRKKEIPYFEIGDTVDVHCRIEEGGKSRIQVFTGVVISRKGRGMNEMFTVRRIVNDEGVERTFPLHSPNVVDIKPVRSGKVRRAKLYYLRQRSGKGVRLSQRASKHTTPV; translated from the coding sequence TTGATAGAAATTGCAGAAAGCAAAAGCCGAAAGAAAGAGATTCCGTATTTTGAAATCGGCGATACGGTGGATGTGCACTGCCGCATTGAAGAAGGCGGCAAATCCCGCATCCAGGTGTTTACCGGCGTCGTCATTTCCCGCAAGGGCCGCGGCATGAACGAGATGTTCACGGTCCGGCGGATTGTCAATGATGAGGGCGTGGAACGGACCTTCCCGCTGCACTCTCCGAACGTGGTGGACATCAAACCGGTGCGCAGCGGCAAGGTGCGCCGGGCCAAGCTGTACTACCTGCGGCAGCGCAGCGGCAAGGGTGTTCGGCTGTCTCAGAGAGCCAGCAAGCACACCACACCCGTCTAA
- the trmD gene encoding tRNA (guanosine(37)-N1)-methyltransferase TrmD → MRIDVLTLFPEMFDSPLSHSILKRAQQQGIADIALWNIRDFTTDKYRKVDDKPYGGGPGMVMMCQPVFDAFRHVRQQHPQPGRVILLTPQGTLFTQDKAVELARENRLILIAGRYEGFDERIRIGLGAEQLSIGDYVLTGGELPAMVIIDAVVRLLEGALGDEGSAEDESFRDGLLEYPQYTRPEEFEGMKVPEILLSGDHGRIAQWRNQQRLERTRQFRPDLWQKYEARMNNSQHSG, encoded by the coding sequence ATGCGAATCGATGTCCTGACTCTGTTTCCGGAGATGTTTGACTCACCGCTGAGTCATTCGATTCTCAAGCGGGCGCAGCAGCAGGGCATTGCAGACATTGCTCTTTGGAATATTCGAGATTTCACCACGGACAAATACCGAAAGGTGGACGACAAGCCCTACGGCGGCGGTCCCGGAATGGTGATGATGTGCCAGCCGGTGTTTGACGCCTTCCGGCACGTCCGGCAGCAGCATCCGCAGCCCGGACGAGTCATCCTGCTGACGCCGCAGGGAACCCTGTTCACGCAGGACAAGGCCGTCGAGCTGGCCCGTGAGAACCGGCTCATTCTGATTGCCGGACGCTACGAGGGCTTCGATGAGCGGATTCGCATCGGGCTGGGGGCGGAACAGCTGTCCATCGGCGATTACGTCCTGACGGGCGGGGAGCTGCCGGCGATGGTCATTATCGACGCCGTCGTTCGCCTGCTGGAGGGAGCGCTGGGCGATGAAGGGTCCGCCGAGGATGAATCGTTCCGCGACGGACTGCTGGAGTATCCCCAGTACACCCGGCCGGAGGAGTTTGAAGGGATGAAAGTGCCCGAGATTCTCCTCAGCGGCGACCACGGACGGATTGCCCAGTGGCGAAATCAGCAGCGCCTTGAACGAACCAGACAGTTTCGGCCGGACCTCTGGCAGAAGTACGAGGCCCGAATGAACAACAGTCAACATTCTGGATAA
- the rpsP gene encoding 30S ribosomal protein S16 codes for MAVKIRMTRMGRRHRPFYRINAVEVRTPRDGRILEKLGHYDPIEKDPAKQVVLNLERVKFWIGQGAGTSDTVAEILKKQGITCPQYEEKLKRRQRALEIARKKGLPFTKAEKIAAGLLSEKKEGGE; via the coding sequence ATGGCAGTCAAAATCAGAATGACCCGAATGGGTCGCCGGCACCGGCCCTTCTACCGGATTAATGCCGTGGAAGTCCGCACGCCGCGCGACGGCCGAATCCTCGAAAAACTCGGCCACTATGACCCGATTGAGAAAGACCCCGCCAAGCAGGTGGTGCTCAATCTCGAACGGGTGAAGTTCTGGATTGGACAGGGAGCCGGCACATCGGACACGGTCGCCGAGATTCTCAAGAAACAGGGCATCACCTGTCCGCAGTATGAAGAAAAACTGAAACGGCGCCAGCGGGCCCTGGAAATCGCCCGCAAAAAAGGCCTGCCGTTTACGAAGGCCGAAAAAATCGCCGCCGGTCTGCTGTCTGAAAAGAAAGAAGGCGGCGAATAG
- the ffh gene encoding signal recognition particle protein: MFDALTSKFNSIFHSLTGRGRITEANVSDAMREVRKALLEADVNYHVVKQFCKDVQQAAIGAEVIKSLRPGQVMIKIVHDELVKLMGPVDTRIYFVSPGPTIILLAGLQGSGKTTTAAKLAQYLISKGKKPCLVADDLQRPAAIDQLETLAQQVGVPIYTERNTQDAVKVARQGIEFARQNGCDVVILDTAGRLHIDEEMMAQIEQVAKAVNPHQIYLVCDAMTGQDAVNSAKAFNERLELDGVILTKLDGDARGGAALSVKAVTGKPIKFIGVGEKLDKLEEFHPDRMAGRILGMGDIVTLVEKAQEQFDAEEAQKMQAKMAKGTFGFDDFLKQMQALKKMGGIASMLKLIPGMSQLGELDLDEREINRMEGIVHSMTPEERRDPDIIDASRRRRIARGCGRDVQEVASLIKTFKRSRDLMKSLSGGAMGGFKSLLTGKLDVFSALNSGRKIKQRSARKRPERRKKHRR; this comes from the coding sequence TTGTTTGACGCGTTAACCAGCAAATTTAATTCGATTTTTCATTCGCTCACCGGGCGAGGGCGCATCACGGAGGCCAACGTCTCTGATGCGATGCGGGAAGTGCGCAAAGCCCTGCTGGAGGCGGATGTCAACTATCACGTCGTCAAGCAGTTCTGCAAAGACGTCCAGCAGGCCGCTATCGGCGCGGAGGTGATTAAGAGTCTTCGGCCCGGCCAGGTGATGATTAAAATCGTCCATGATGAACTGGTCAAACTGATGGGGCCGGTGGACACCCGCATCTATTTTGTCTCGCCCGGACCGACGATTATCCTGCTGGCGGGTCTTCAGGGTTCCGGCAAAACCACCACGGCCGCCAAACTGGCCCAGTACCTCATCTCCAAAGGCAAGAAACCCTGCCTGGTGGCCGACGACCTTCAGCGGCCCGCCGCCATTGACCAGCTGGAAACGCTGGCGCAGCAGGTCGGCGTGCCCATTTACACCGAACGCAACACCCAGGACGCCGTCAAGGTGGCCCGCCAAGGCATTGAGTTTGCCCGCCAGAACGGCTGCGATGTTGTTATCCTCGATACGGCCGGACGGCTGCATATCGATGAAGAGATGATGGCCCAAATCGAGCAGGTCGCCAAGGCCGTCAATCCGCACCAGATTTATCTGGTGTGCGATGCAATGACCGGTCAGGACGCGGTCAATTCCGCCAAGGCCTTCAATGAACGGCTGGAGCTGGACGGTGTGATTCTGACCAAACTGGACGGCGACGCCCGCGGCGGGGCCGCTCTGAGCGTCAAGGCCGTCACCGGCAAGCCCATCAAGTTCATCGGCGTCGGGGAAAAACTCGACAAACTCGAGGAGTTCCACCCGGACCGAATGGCCGGGCGCATTCTGGGCATGGGCGATATTGTGACTCTCGTCGAAAAGGCGCAGGAGCAGTTTGACGCCGAAGAAGCCCAGAAAATGCAGGCCAAGATGGCCAAAGGAACGTTCGGGTTTGATGATTTTCTCAAGCAGATGCAGGCCCTCAAAAAAATGGGCGGCATCGCTTCGATGCTCAAGCTGATTCCGGGGATGTCGCAGCTGGGCGAGCTGGACCTGGACGAGCGGGAAATCAACCGGATGGAAGGGATTGTCCATTCGATGACCCCCGAAGAGCGGCGCGACCCGGATATTATCGACGCCTCCCGCCGGCGGCGGATTGCCCGCGGCTGCGGACGCGACGTGCAGGAAGTGGCCTCGCTGATTAAGACGTTCAAGCGCAGTCGGGACCTGATGAAATCGCTGTCCGGCGGCGCGATGGGCGGGTTTAAGAGTCTGCTGACCGGAAAACTGGACGTGTTCAGCGCGCTGAACAGCGGGCGGAAAATCAAACAGCGTTCGGCCAGGAAGCGTCCGGAGCGTCGGAAGAAACATCGGCGCTGA